The following nucleotide sequence is from Flavobacteriales bacterium.
GGGCCTAATAGCTGGAATAAATGCTCATTTAAAACAAAACGACCAACCCGATTTTATTCTTAATAGAAATGAGTCCTACATCGGCGTTTTAATAGATGATTTAATAAATAAAGGAACCAAAGAACCATACAGAATGTTTACATCAAGAGCAGAATATCGCATTCTATTACGTCAGGATAATGCCGATGAAAGACTCACTCCTCGCGGTTTCGAAATAGGCTTAGTAAGTTCAGAACGGATGGAAATCTATTCTACCAAAAAGAAAAAAATAACCAATCTTCAAGAAAAATTAAACAACCTATCCATTGAACCAAATGACATAAATACTTATCTTTCTGAAAAAAATTCGAGTCCAATTAACCAAAAATTCAAATTAGCCAAAATCATTGCTCGTCCACAAGTTAAAATATCAGAAATGATAGAACAAGTTACCTCACTAAGCGACTATAAAAAATATCAAATAGATGAATTGGAGCAAGTCGAAATACTCATAAAATATGAAGGTTATATTCAAAAAGAAAAGGAAATGGCCGACAAACTACAAAAACTAGAAAATATAAAATTAAAGCCAGATTTCAACTATCAACAACTTCAATCTCTTTCTTCTGAAGCCCGAGAAAAACTTAGTCGTATAAGACCTCAAACCATAGGCCAGGCCTCCAGAATCAGTGGAGTAAATCCATCAGACATATCGGTTCTTTTAATATATTTTGGTAGATGAAAACTATTTATTTTTACCTTTTACTACTTACTTTTATGAGTTGTGCTACGATGGATGTACCAACAGGAGGAATAAAAGATACAACACCCCCAAAAATTGTGGCTTCCTATCCCGACACCTTCTCAACTAATTTTAACGATAAACTTATCAAAATTGAATTCAACGAATACTTTGTGCTCAATAGTTTAGAAAAAAACTTAATCATTTCACCTCCCTTAACCGCTCCTTACAATTACAAAATAAAAAACAAAACACTTTTTCTACATTTACATGAAACTCTTAAACCAAACACCACCTATCAACTTCAATTCGGCAACTCCATAGCCGACTATACTGCTGGAAATAAATCCAACAACCTAAAATTGATATTTTCTACAGGTTCATACATTGACAGTGGTTCTATTTCAGGTAATATAAAAAATGCCTTTACCACAAAATCTGTTGCCAATAGCAAGATTTTACTTTTTACCTCTTACTCCGATTCTAATTTATACAAAAATCCTTATTACGTAACTCTTTCTGAAAATGATGGCAACTTTTCCTTTACTAACATAGACGTATCACGAAACTATTACATATATGCATTTAATGATGAAAACGGCAACAACAAACTTGATACGAAAGAATTAGTCTATTTTCCTGTAAATGAAAATCAAACTATAGAAAACCTACAAAAGCCAATAACCATTTTTCTATCCTCAAATGAAGTTGAAACACCCCTCAAACTGAATTCCATTGCACAACATTCTAAAACAACCTTTTCTGCTAAATTTAATCACGCAATTAGTTCCACAAATATTTCAATAACAACAACACCGGACTGGTCCGGTAAAGAAACATACCAAGCCGTACCATATATTACTTCTAAAAATAAAGATAGCCTATACCTATACTTAAATGCCATTCCTTCGGATTTTAATGACTCAATTCAACTAAATATAATCATTGACTCTAACACATTTCATAAGACGATTCATTACAAACAAGTAGAAAAATCAGAGTATATAATGCTCAAGATTGATTCAAAAAACATACATCCACAACAGCCAATAAGTCTATTTGCCAACTATCCTATCAAATCAACGAATAGCGAAAAAATTACCCTTCAAAGAAAATCGGATAGTTCATTTATACCAATCAAATCAATTCGTATAGTAGATTTTAATCACCTAGTAGTTGAAGCAAAATTGGAAGAAAATACAAACTACAATCTCATTATTGACAAAAATGCCATTACATTTTCAAATCATTTCAATGATTTTCAAGACACAATTTCCTTTAAAACCAAAAATAGTCAAGAAACAGGCGAACTCAACTTTTCCATAAAGTTTGATAGTACAATTAGCCAAGATCACAAATTTTATTTTGTTCTTGAATCAGAAAAGGAAATTTTAGCACAAACCGAAATTTATAATGATACTGTTTTGGAATTTAATTACCTAAAACCACAAAAAATTAATGCTTATGTGTTTAAGGACTTAGATGAAAATAAAAAATGGTCTTCGGCAAATTACACCAAAAAAGTAAACTTTGAACCAATATGGCGACCAAAAAACGATGTAGAGATAAGAGCCAACTGGAAAACGAAAGACATTTTAATAGAAATAAAGTAACTTATTGATTTTCATCTATTTATAAAAAAATAATAATGTTAATATTTTATACTTAAACTGTTGATTATGCCTTAAAACCCAAAACAAAAATAAACAGTTGTTTACAGTCCTTAATTTTTAAAACGTTTTCCCGTGTATAGCCAACAGCAATGACAAAATTTTAAATCAACCACACCTTTAAAAGTAATCCACAATTTAAATAGCAAAGCCTTTTAAACAGGACATAACGAATGTGTAATGAATGTTGGATACCCAAATTAAAAACAAAAGCAAACATCAATATCCACAAATCCACAGCACTAAATAAAAAAGAACTAAATTTAATGTTTTCTTTTTTCTTTTTTTGTGTTGGAAAACATCAAAGGCCAATAAAACAAAAACAACTTTAATTTTGCCTCCAATGAAAGAACAGGTAGAAAAATTAATTGCCGAACTTGATGTGTTGAAAATTGAAACGAGCGAAGCGTTGGAACAATTTAGATTGGCTTATTTAACCAAAAAGGGTTTGTTAAACGATTTGTTCGATCAATTTAAAACCATTCCCAACGATTTAAAAAAGGAGATGGGTCAAAAGCTGAATCTTTTAAAGCAAAAGGCACAGAGCGTTTATGACCAAAATAAAGAAAGATTTGAAAACACAGCAGAAGGAGTAGATGATGAGATTGATTTTAGTCTTCCGGGCAGAAATGTTTCACAAGGAGCAAGACATCCGTTGACTATTGTTCAAAACCAAATGGTTTCGATTTTTGAGAAAATGGGTTTTGATATATCAGAAGGACCGGAAATAGAAGATGACTGGCATAATTTTTCAGCCCTAAATTTTCCCGAAAACCATCCGGCCAGAGATATGCAGGATACATTTTTTATAGATAATGGCATATCACTTCGCACGCATACATCGTCCGTGCAGGTGCGAGCTATGGAAAGTAGAACGCCACCCATTAGAACCATTTCACCTGGAAGAGTTTATAGAAATGAGGCCATTAGTGCACGCTCTAACAGTTTTTTTCATCAAATTGAAGGATTGTATATAGACGAAGGAGTTTCGTTTGCAGACTTAAAACAAACGCTCTTTTTGTTTGTGCAACAATTTTTTGGTGAGAACACCAAAGTTCGTTTTCGGCCCAGTTATTTCCCATTTACCGAACCCAGTGCCGAAATGGATATATATCTCGGAACGGCCACGCCGGAAGACTACAGGCTAACAAAAGGCACCGGGTGGCTCGAAATTTTAGGCTGCGGAATGGTGGACGTAAATGTGTTGGAAAATTGCGGAATTGACAGTAAAAAATATAGCGGTTTTGCCTTTGGAATGGGAGTGGAACGGATAACCATGTTTCGATATGGTGTAAAAGATTTGCGAACTTTTTTTGAAAATGACATTCGGTTTTTAAGTCAATTTAAATCCGTTGATTAAAACGAAAATAAATAACTTTGCCACCGAGAAACGGGATGTAGCTCAGCCCGGTTAGAGTACACGTCTGGGGGGCGTGTGGTCGCTGGTTCGAATCCAGTCATCCCGACAAAAGAGTCACATTACAAGTGGCTCTTTTTTGTTTATTATGAAACTCAAAATAAAATATGTCTTATTAATCATTGCCTCGTTGGTTGCAATTGCAGCATTAATAACTAACCCGAGCGAAACAAAAATCAAAAAATATTTGCTCAGTGTCGATAGTAAAACGAATGGATGTGGTGAATTTATTTCAGCGGAATATACCATGATTAATGAAAACGGGAATAAAGTTGACTATAAAATTGAACGGAAAAACTATTATCTATTTTCTCAAGTAGTATTCATAATAAATGAAAAGAAAATAACGGTTGGCATTGCAGCTTTTGACAAAGTATGGTCAACTTTGGGAGGTTAAAAACGCCACTATTTCGCCATTTTAGGATGGTCATTTCTGTTGGTGTAAAAAGGAAAAGTTCTCTGCATTGTTCTTACAAATGTATTTGGACTTCTTACAAAACTTAGCAATATTCGTATGGATTAATTATGCCATATACAACGTTCCTTCCTTTTTTTGTATCTTGTATAAAAAGTAAAGGACTATGTTTGTGTGGCGGAGATAACGAAAATATACGTAATAGGATGTTTGTATTGGGTATATCTGGATGTTAGCTGCAACCCTATGACGACAAATACTGCTAAAAATAAAAGACAATGGAAATGAAAGACATTTTAGGACTTGGAAAAGTATTACCAATTGACAAACTTATTGATATTGTTTCAAATTCAGTTGGTAAAATATCAAAACCATTTTTCGATAGAAAAGATGTTGATACTAAAGCATATGAAATTGAAAAACTTGCTGAAGCACGTGCTAAGGAAATGAAAATTATTGCTACTGCGGTAAAAGAGAATTTTCAAATCACAGGTGGCATAGAATATAAAGATGAAAAAATTTCAATCAGTTCTCCAAAAGAATTACCGGCTGAAAAACAACAACAAATATTAATCACTCCTTCTCTTGAAGAAAGAACTCAAGACAGATTAAATTTTCAAGAAGCTAAAAAGCAACTTAATATTGAAAATGTTACCGCGTTTGCCGCTGAAGAATTAAGGAACGAACAACCTGTTACTGACGAACCTTTAGATGAGGATTGGACAACTAGATTTTTCAAAATTGCAGAAGACGTATCCAATGAAGAAATGCAAGCTCTCTGGGGGAAAATTCTTGCTGGTGAAA
It contains:
- a CDS encoding Ig-like domain-containing protein; translated protein: MSCATMDVPTGGIKDTTPPKIVASYPDTFSTNFNDKLIKIEFNEYFVLNSLEKNLIISPPLTAPYNYKIKNKTLFLHLHETLKPNTTYQLQFGNSIADYTAGNKSNNLKLIFSTGSYIDSGSISGNIKNAFTTKSVANSKILLFTSYSDSNLYKNPYYVTLSENDGNFSFTNIDVSRNYYIYAFNDENGNNKLDTKELVYFPVNENQTIENLQKPITIFLSSNEVETPLKLNSIAQHSKTTFSAKFNHAISSTNISITTTPDWSGKETYQAVPYITSKNKDSLYLYLNAIPSDFNDSIQLNIIIDSNTFHKTIHYKQVEKSEYIMLKIDSKNIHPQQPISLFANYPIKSTNSEKITLQRKSDSSFIPIKSIRIVDFNHLVVEAKLEENTNYNLIIDKNAITFSNHFNDFQDTISFKTKNSQETGELNFSIKFDSTISQDHKFYFVLESEKEILAQTEIYNDTVLEFNYLKPQKINAYVFKDLDENKKWSSANYTKKVNFEPIWRPKNDVEIRANWKTKDILIEIK
- the pheS gene encoding phenylalanine--tRNA ligase subunit alpha; translation: MKEQVEKLIAELDVLKIETSEALEQFRLAYLTKKGLLNDLFDQFKTIPNDLKKEMGQKLNLLKQKAQSVYDQNKERFENTAEGVDDEIDFSLPGRNVSQGARHPLTIVQNQMVSIFEKMGFDISEGPEIEDDWHNFSALNFPENHPARDMQDTFFIDNGISLRTHTSSVQVRAMESRTPPIRTISPGRVYRNEAISARSNSFFHQIEGLYIDEGVSFADLKQTLFLFVQQFFGENTKVRFRPSYFPFTEPSAEMDIYLGTATPEDYRLTKGTGWLEILGCGMVDVNVLENCGIDSKKYSGFAFGMGVERITMFRYGVKDLRTFFENDIRFLSQFKSVD